From Jeotgalibacillus haloalkalitolerans:
CTGACATATCGCCACAGCTTCAGGATGGCAGCATACAGTTCTGCACTCCCTGCTGTCTTCTTCCTGATTGCGGACCTTGTGGGATCAGTGATACCGCTCGCAACACTGATTAACTGGTTTGTTACCGGTTTAATTCTCTATCTCGCAATTAAGGAAATTCCACAGCCTAAAAAGAAAAGTCAGGCATAAGAAAATGCACCTTCACTACTCGTACGTGAAGGTGCATTTTTTAGTTAAACAGCATCAGAAGGATGATTGAATTGTTCGTTAAGATGTGATGATATCCGGTACAGTTCTGTTGCAATTTCTTTTACTTCTATGATTAATAACTCCTGTTCACTGAGCGTTCTGGTCATTTCATCAAACCCTTCATTCGTTTCTTTTGCGATCAGGTGTGCATGTTCGCCTGTTGTTTTTACACCAGGTAGTATTTTCTCGAACTCAACCGTCTGATGATACACTGAACTGATTTTTTGTGTAGAGTGATCCATCTGATTGATTAAAGCATTAAAATATTTTATTCCGTTGGAAGATTCCTCAAGCTTTACAGCAGTATCAGCCATTAATTCATTGAACTTTGACTCAACTTCTCCGCTGACCTGAACCATCCTGTTCATGGATTGATCAATCGTTGAGAGATGCTTAGATGATTGTTCAGCTAATGAGCCTACTTCTTTTGCCACTACTGCAAAGCCTTTCCCGTTTTCTCCCGCTCTAGCAGCTTCTATTGAGGCGTTCAGTGACAGCAGTCTGGTATTGTCAGCAATCTCTTTTATTAAATAGGCAGCTTCTTTGGATTGTATTGTATGTTCTCTTAATCCTTTGATTTCCCTGCTTAACTCCTGAAGCTTCTGATCAGTTACTTTCATGGAAGCATTCATCTGATGAACACTTTTTATTCCCTCATCCCTTTTGTCAATCAGCTGCTGGTTTAATTGATTCGTCTCATACAGCGTTTGAATCATCGTTTCAATCTCTCTGGCCATATGTAATGTTGTCTCCAGACTTTTTTCAGAGGAAGCAGACGTTTCATTTGCCTGACTTTTTATAACACGGGATTTTCTCCTGACAGGATCGAGCGTCCGGAACATGTGATCTGAGCGATCGATCAGCTTTTCCCCTGAACGATTAAGG
This genomic window contains:
- a CDS encoding methyl-accepting chemotaxis protein: MSRIRNVLKPIINHAQKILGKFNLGSRVALVVLSICILSSVYIGWSGYETAKESAEGLMEDRLTREAAIANELIKNAKLTYPSDEDKFEEQVKRIVNQQAAALGQDGLNGKIYAVGENDSVSMASGSVSPLTDNIIEEINLRDKGTLNTEIDQEPYLLSFFRIQELSQIYVIAVPETDYLKEQEALGQSIIRVVAFTTLLAILLTILLTRSISKPLNILREEMRNVRGGIYTNARHQINTTIPEIVSLNKSYQIMMNTIRTLMNELKAAGDNLNRSGEKLIDRSDHMFRTLDPVRRKSRVIKSQANETSASSEKSLETTLHMAREIETMIQTLYETNQLNQQLIDKRDEGIKSVHQMNASMKVTDQKLQELSREIKGLREHTIQSKEAAYLIKEIADNTRLLSLNASIEAARAGENGKGFAVVAKEVGSLAEQSSKHLSTIDQSMNRMVQVSGEVESKFNELMADTAVKLEESSNGIKYFNALINQMDHSTQKISSVYHQTVEFEKILPGVKTTGEHAHLIAKETNEGFDEMTRTLSEQELLIIEVKEIATELYRISSHLNEQFNHPSDAV